From one Pseudactinotalea sp. HY158 genomic stretch:
- a CDS encoding FAD-dependent oxidoreductase — MAILAIDQGTSGTKAIVVDGETILAVADREIRPHYGPGGVVEQDPGELLASVLDSAREAVAAAGVPLSAVALANQGETVLAWDRETGEPLTPALSWQDRRAEEICTELADHAARVQARTGLQLDPYFTAPKMAWLRRHWTAAGVVTTTDTWIVHHLTGRFVTDTSTASRSLLLDLDRVTWDPELARLFGLDSEEFPQLVASDEIVGTTTLFGGEVPVTGLIVDQQAALLAESCTVAGTAKCTYGTGAFLLANLGPTPTRFDNGLTTSVAWTLRGATTYCADGQVYTAASAVRWLIDLGLIDSAAALDGVAAASAEGVMCVPSFAGLAAPWWRSDARAVLTGLGLASGRGQIVRAVLDGIAAQVAHLAGLVESGAGGQSIERLRVDGGLTRSRVLMQTQADLLQAPVDVFASPPRDRPRRRGVRTHGPRPGPAPHRRPDPLAAVPVSHPRDRPRRGHPIPVGLALGPHREPSPGALMTYDILIVGAGVVGTALARGLSRTTASVAVLDSANDVGTGTSKANTAILHTGFDAAPGTLEARLVRRGYRLLGDYARAAGIAVERTGAILVAWNETEVEALPALKAKAEANGYDACRIVPAEDVYAALPHLGPGALAGLTVPDESIIDPWTPSLAFATEATANGAHLLLGREVTGVSVGASTTTVHTSAGDVTTTWLVNAAGLGADTLDRLLGHDRFTVTPRRGELLVFDKLAAPLVTRIVLPVPTALGKGVLVSPTAFGNVMLGPTAENLEDRTATNTSEGGFEFLRSKGERLMPRLFDEEVTASYAGLRASIDHPDYLIEVDAAQRYLLVGGIRSTGLTSALAIAEYAEEQLAAAGLNLPARPDPAPVPVMPNLGERFPRASQQPDRIAADPSYGEIVCFCERVSAGEIRDSLCCAVPAVDRAGVSRRTRATNGRCQGFFCGAAVDALITEHGRDPGPPCRIRQPEQNQQHEEQE, encoded by the coding sequence ATGGCCATCCTCGCAATCGACCAAGGCACCTCCGGAACGAAGGCGATCGTCGTCGACGGTGAGACGATCCTCGCCGTCGCGGACCGGGAGATCCGCCCCCACTACGGCCCGGGCGGCGTCGTCGAACAGGATCCCGGCGAGCTCCTCGCCTCGGTCCTCGACTCCGCCCGTGAGGCCGTCGCCGCGGCCGGAGTGCCGCTGAGTGCGGTCGCGCTCGCGAACCAGGGCGAGACCGTGCTCGCCTGGGACCGAGAGACGGGCGAGCCGCTCACGCCGGCACTGTCGTGGCAGGATCGGCGGGCCGAGGAGATCTGCACCGAGCTGGCCGACCACGCCGCGCGCGTGCAGGCCCGCACCGGGCTCCAACTCGACCCGTACTTCACGGCTCCCAAGATGGCCTGGCTCCGGCGTCACTGGACCGCGGCCGGCGTGGTCACCACGACCGACACCTGGATCGTGCACCACCTCACGGGGCGGTTCGTCACCGACACCTCGACCGCCTCCCGCTCCCTCCTGCTCGATCTCGACCGCGTCACGTGGGACCCGGAACTCGCGCGCCTCTTCGGCCTCGACTCCGAGGAGTTCCCCCAGCTGGTCGCCAGCGACGAGATCGTCGGCACGACCACGCTCTTCGGCGGCGAGGTGCCGGTCACCGGCCTCATCGTGGACCAGCAGGCCGCGCTGCTGGCCGAGAGTTGCACCGTGGCCGGCACCGCGAAGTGCACCTACGGCACCGGGGCGTTCCTGCTGGCCAATCTCGGCCCGACCCCCACCCGGTTCGACAACGGCCTGACCACCTCGGTCGCGTGGACCCTGCGCGGCGCCACCACCTACTGCGCGGATGGTCAGGTCTACACCGCGGCCTCCGCCGTGCGCTGGCTCATCGACCTCGGCCTCATCGATTCGGCGGCCGCGCTCGACGGCGTGGCCGCCGCCTCCGCCGAGGGCGTCATGTGCGTGCCCTCCTTCGCCGGCCTCGCGGCCCCGTGGTGGCGCTCCGACGCGCGCGCCGTGCTCACGGGCCTCGGCCTCGCCTCCGGCCGCGGACAGATCGTTCGCGCCGTCCTCGACGGCATCGCCGCACAGGTCGCACACCTCGCCGGTCTCGTGGAATCCGGGGCCGGCGGGCAGTCGATCGAGCGGCTCCGGGTCGACGGCGGCCTCACCCGCTCGCGCGTGCTCATGCAGACCCAGGCCGACCTGCTCCAGGCACCGGTGGACGTCTTCGCCTCCCCCCCACGCGACCGCCCTCGGCGCCGCGGCGTGCGCACGCATGGCCCTCGACCCGGCCCTGCCCCTCACCGACGCCCCGATCCCCTGGCAGCCGTCCCAGTCTCACACCCCCGCGATCGACCGCGCCGAGGCCACCCGATTCCGGTCGGACTGGCTCTCGGCCCTCACCGCGAACCTTCCCCAGGAGCGCTCATGACCTACGACATCCTCATCGTCGGAGCCGGCGTCGTCGGCACCGCCCTCGCGCGCGGGCTCAGCCGCACGACCGCCTCGGTTGCGGTCCTCGATTCCGCGAACGACGTGGGCACCGGGACCTCCAAGGCGAACACCGCCATCCTCCACACCGGCTTCGATGCCGCGCCCGGCACGCTCGAGGCCCGGCTCGTGCGCCGCGGATACCGGCTGCTCGGCGACTACGCACGGGCCGCCGGGATCGCCGTCGAACGCACCGGTGCGATCCTCGTCGCCTGGAACGAGACCGAGGTCGAGGCACTGCCCGCCCTCAAGGCCAAGGCCGAGGCGAACGGCTACGACGCCTGCCGCATCGTCCCCGCCGAGGACGTCTACGCGGCACTGCCCCACCTCGGGCCCGGGGCGCTCGCCGGGCTCACGGTGCCCGACGAGTCGATCATCGACCCATGGACGCCGTCGCTCGCCTTCGCGACCGAGGCGACGGCGAACGGGGCGCACCTCCTGCTCGGGCGGGAGGTCACCGGCGTGAGTGTCGGAGCCTCGACCACGACGGTGCACACGAGCGCCGGGGACGTCACCACAACCTGGCTCGTCAACGCGGCCGGGCTCGGCGCCGACACCCTCGACCGGCTCCTCGGCCACGACCGGTTCACGGTCACCCCGCGCCGCGGCGAACTCCTCGTCTTCGACAAGCTCGCGGCCCCGCTCGTGACCCGGATCGTGCTGCCGGTGCCCACGGCGCTCGGCAAGGGTGTGCTCGTGAGCCCGACGGCGTTCGGGAACGTCATGCTCGGCCCGACGGCCGAGAACCTCGAGGACCGGACCGCCACGAACACCTCCGAGGGTGGGTTCGAGTTCCTGCGAAGCAAGGGCGAGCGGCTCATGCCCCGCCTCTTCGACGAGGAGGTGACCGCCTCCTACGCGGGGCTGCGGGCGAGCATCGACCACCCCGACTACCTCATCGAAGTCGACGCCGCGCAACGGTACCTGCTCGTCGGCGGCATCCGATCGACCGGCCTCACCTCCGCCCTGGCCATCGCCGAGTACGCCGAGGAGCAGCTCGCCGCCGCGGGCCTGAACCTGCCCGCCCGGCCGGATCCGGCCCCCGTGCCGGTCATGCCCAACCTCGGCGAGCGCTTCCCCCGGGCCTCTCAGCAGCCGGATCGCATCGCGGCGGACCCGAGCTACGGCGAGATCGTCTGCTTCTGCGAACGGGTGAGTGCCGGCGAGATCCGCGACAGCCTGTGCTGCGCCGTCCCCGCCGTGGATCGGGCGGGGGTGAGCCGGCGCACCCGCGCCACGAACGGGCGCTGCCAGGGATTCTTCTGCGGCGCCGCCGTCGACGCGCTCATCACCGAGCACGGCCGGGACCCCGGACCGCCCTGCCGGATCCGGCAGCCCGAGCAGAACCAGCAGCACGAGGAGCAGGAATGA
- a CDS encoding urease accessory protein UreF → MAGTLGALLLTDGRLPSGGYAYSGGLEPALGAGLAPADIPAYIRARARTVALVEASAAVLAQRSALDAPDRLARVHEALLARTPSEPLREISGFLGRGLLRMARRLWPDHPGVIALRGIDTPLRPIALGAVAAAMGMSAEALARASFYDDIQTVTSATLKLAPIDPVDTVGWLIDLEPLIEALIAQVLAIDTVTDLPALTAPSAEQWSLDHAGKTRRIFRA, encoded by the coding sequence ATGGCCGGAACGCTCGGAGCCCTGCTCCTGACCGACGGGCGCCTGCCCTCGGGCGGCTACGCCTATTCCGGCGGCCTGGAGCCCGCGCTCGGTGCCGGGCTGGCCCCCGCGGACATTCCCGCCTATATCCGTGCCCGCGCCCGGACCGTGGCCCTGGTGGAGGCGAGCGCCGCCGTGCTCGCGCAGCGATCGGCGCTCGACGCCCCCGACCGCCTGGCGCGGGTTCACGAAGCGCTGCTCGCACGCACCCCGAGCGAGCCGCTGCGGGAGATCTCGGGATTCCTGGGGCGGGGCCTGCTTCGGATGGCCCGGCGCCTGTGGCCCGACCATCCCGGCGTGATCGCGCTGCGCGGGATCGACACCCCGCTCCGGCCGATCGCACTCGGGGCCGTCGCCGCCGCCATGGGCATGAGCGCGGAGGCGCTGGCCCGCGCGAGCTTCTACGACGACATCCAGACGGTCACCTCGGCCACCCTCAAGCTCGCCCCGATCGACCCGGTGGACACGGTCGGCTGGCTGATCGACCTCGAGCCACTGATCGAGGCCCTCATCGCCCAGGTCCTCGCCATCGACACCGTCACCGACCTGCCCGCCCTGACCGCCCCATCGGCCGAACAGTGGTCCCTCGATCACGCCGGCAAGACAAGGAGAATCTTCCGTGCCTGA
- a CDS encoding urease subunit gamma: MHLAPSDTEKLLLSVAGMIARDRRGRGVLLNHPEATALLSCWVIERAREGAMVADLMAEGRTVLGREEVMEGVPEMIGDIQVEATFPDGRKLVTITDPIQ; this comes from the coding sequence ATGCATCTGGCTCCATCCGACACAGAGAAGTTGCTGCTCAGCGTCGCGGGCATGATCGCGCGCGACCGGCGCGGACGAGGAGTCCTGCTCAACCATCCCGAGGCCACGGCGCTGCTGTCGTGCTGGGTGATCGAGCGGGCGCGGGAGGGGGCGATGGTCGCCGATCTCATGGCCGAGGGGCGCACGGTCCTCGGCCGGGAGGAGGTCATGGAGGGCGTGCCCGAGATGATCGGCGACATCCAGGTCGAGGCCACGTTCCCCGACGGCCGCAAGCTCGTGACGATCACGGATCCGATCCAATGA
- a CDS encoding glycosyl hydrolase family 18 protein translates to MTNFRTRRSRTALGAGVAIAGLALAGIAAPAQAAPTEAGDPIPPHVFAPYFFNDNPTDELFEVSQESGAQYMTLAFLETLRPGDCTVYWNGRADSPIGPTYRDGIEAIRAAGGDVFPSFGGARTGSNGTELADSCTDVNAIAREFIRVIEAYDFTRIDLDIEGGSLTKPGAEESIDRRNKAIKIVQDWAAEEGRTVEFVYTQPTYASEGLNAGSMKLLRSAVEHDVELAGVNIMTFDYYDAVSNACRRGDGPPHDMAAATISAGTALHGILADLYPDKSDSELWGMIGIIEMPGNSDFGPCEAFSTEDAVKVLNWAIQKDILALSFWVLQRDARGLNGAEPYQYSRIFAPFTHGDNEAQTTVTTTVKAGPLSLEADLAPVVLPDVTLDGTDQVVSGALGQVTVVDARGTGAGWSLTGQASDLRAPAGDHVLDAANLGWRPAASVAAGGDLAGDDVAVSAGEDQAPGSGLDEASTLCSATGAGSGGSFDCSADLDLGVPSNTTPGTYTGVLTLTLI, encoded by the coding sequence ATGACGAACTTCAGGACCCGACGGTCCCGTACTGCCCTCGGAGCGGGCGTGGCCATCGCCGGCCTCGCCCTCGCGGGCATCGCGGCTCCAGCCCAGGCGGCGCCGACCGAAGCGGGGGATCCGATTCCCCCGCATGTGTTCGCGCCGTATTTCTTCAACGACAATCCCACCGACGAACTCTTCGAGGTGAGTCAGGAGTCGGGGGCGCAGTACATGACCCTCGCGTTCCTCGAGACCCTCCGGCCGGGGGACTGCACCGTGTACTGGAACGGTCGGGCCGACTCCCCGATCGGACCCACCTACCGCGACGGCATCGAGGCCATCCGGGCCGCCGGCGGCGACGTGTTCCCCTCCTTCGGGGGTGCTCGGACCGGGTCGAACGGTACCGAGCTGGCCGACAGCTGCACGGACGTGAATGCGATCGCCCGGGAGTTCATCCGGGTGATCGAGGCCTACGACTTCACCCGGATCGACCTCGACATCGAGGGCGGGTCGCTGACCAAGCCCGGCGCCGAGGAGTCGATCGACCGGCGGAACAAGGCGATCAAGATCGTGCAGGACTGGGCCGCCGAGGAGGGCCGCACAGTCGAGTTCGTCTACACCCAGCCCACCTACGCCAGCGAGGGCCTCAATGCGGGCAGCATGAAGCTGCTTCGCAGCGCCGTCGAGCACGACGTCGAGCTCGCCGGGGTCAACATCATGACCTTCGACTATTACGACGCGGTCTCGAACGCCTGCCGGCGTGGCGACGGTCCGCCGCACGACATGGCCGCCGCGACGATCAGCGCCGGCACGGCATTGCACGGGATCCTCGCCGATCTCTACCCGGACAAGTCCGACAGCGAACTGTGGGGAATGATCGGGATCATCGAGATGCCCGGCAACTCCGACTTCGGCCCATGCGAGGCCTTCAGCACCGAGGATGCGGTCAAGGTGCTCAACTGGGCGATCCAGAAGGACATCCTCGCGCTCTCCTTCTGGGTGCTGCAGCGTGACGCCCGTGGCCTCAACGGTGCCGAGCCCTACCAGTACTCGCGGATCTTCGCCCCGTTCACCCACGGTGACAACGAGGCGCAGACGACCGTGACCACGACGGTCAAGGCGGGCCCGCTCAGCCTCGAGGCCGATCTGGCCCCGGTCGTGCTGCCCGACGTCACCCTCGACGGCACCGACCAGGTCGTCTCCGGGGCGCTGGGTCAGGTCACGGTGGTCGATGCCCGCGGCACCGGTGCGGGCTGGTCCCTCACCGGTCAGGCGAGCGACCTGCGCGCACCCGCGGGTGACCACGTGCTCGATGCGGCCAACCTCGGGTGGCGTCCGGCCGCCTCGGTGGCCGCAGGCGGCGACCTCGCCGGAGACGACGTCGCGGTGAGCGCGGGCGAGGACCAGGCCCCGGGCTCCGGACTCGACGAGGCGAGCACGCTGTGCTCGGCGACCGGAGCCGGATCGGGCGGCAGCTTCGACTGCTCGGCCGACCTCGACCTCGGAGTGCCCTCGAACACGACCCCGGGAACCTACACCGGGGTGCTCACCCTCACCCTCATCTAG
- a CDS encoding amino acid permease, with protein MTQSLNPEPRSGTPDQPTLAKDLSPFTLFAVAFGFVSIATGIFTAYGSVLLTSGPLGMWTWPIVVVGQLAVALIFGSLAARVPVTGYAYQWVSRLANPVLGWIMGWVSFMFLGVVVVAVDYTIASAILPVLFGYVGTAANAWAITAVVIMLQALLVALSTHATQKVNNTAVTIQLTGMILLVVLLFAVGIATGQFDVANLFTKADIPAESYFGLGSLTQVSPWALGFLIGAFTIVGFESAANLAEETRDPARVVPRAMWQAVLTLGIIGFLFIVAVTGLAGDPVGLAQSATPVADIIQGVLGSFVGKALLVLVVISIFSCGLVITLSGSRLVWAMSRDERFPGWKAWRKINPNRGTPMNATFFMFAIGQIVLGVFSFRTDALFALFSAATLLPACIYAGTVLLYIVKRKQLPPTRGFSLGRWEIPVLVVAVVWLVWELAIFRDESFRASWAYVFVMLAIGAVYFSFLLKKKGVEGLTMPDMASIDSALDELPQESRRH; from the coding sequence ATGACGCAGTCACTCAACCCCGAGCCGCGCTCGGGCACCCCCGACCAGCCGACGCTGGCCAAGGACCTGAGCCCGTTCACCCTGTTCGCGGTGGCGTTCGGCTTCGTGTCGATCGCCACCGGTATCTTCACCGCCTACGGCTCGGTCCTGCTCACCTCCGGGCCGCTCGGGATGTGGACCTGGCCGATCGTGGTCGTGGGCCAGCTCGCCGTCGCCCTCATCTTCGGCTCGCTCGCCGCGCGCGTGCCGGTCACGGGGTACGCGTATCAATGGGTCTCGCGCCTCGCCAACCCCGTGCTCGGCTGGATCATGGGCTGGGTCTCGTTCATGTTCCTCGGCGTGGTCGTCGTCGCCGTGGACTACACGATCGCCTCGGCCATCCTGCCCGTGCTCTTCGGCTACGTCGGCACCGCGGCGAACGCCTGGGCGATCACGGCCGTGGTCATCATGCTGCAGGCCCTTCTCGTGGCCCTGTCCACCCACGCCACCCAGAAGGTGAACAACACCGCCGTCACGATCCAGCTGACCGGCATGATCCTGCTCGTCGTGCTCCTGTTCGCCGTCGGGATCGCCACCGGCCAGTTCGACGTGGCCAACCTGTTCACCAAGGCGGACATCCCGGCCGAGAGCTACTTCGGCCTCGGCTCGCTGACCCAGGTGAGCCCCTGGGCGCTCGGCTTCCTCATCGGCGCGTTCACGATCGTCGGCTTCGAGTCGGCCGCCAACCTGGCCGAGGAGACCCGCGACCCGGCCCGCGTCGTGCCCCGCGCGATGTGGCAGGCCGTGCTCACCCTCGGCATCATCGGCTTCCTGTTCATCGTCGCGGTGACCGGCCTCGCCGGCGACCCGGTGGGCCTGGCCCAGTCGGCCACCCCGGTCGCCGACATCATCCAGGGAGTGCTCGGCAGCTTCGTCGGCAAGGCCCTCCTCGTGCTCGTCGTCATCTCGATCTTCTCCTGCGGGCTCGTGATCACCCTGAGCGGGTCGCGGCTCGTGTGGGCCATGTCCCGCGACGAGCGCTTCCCGGGCTGGAAGGCCTGGCGCAAGATCAACCCGAACCGGGGCACGCCGATGAACGCGACGTTCTTCATGTTCGCGATCGGCCAGATCGTGCTCGGCGTCTTCTCCTTCCGCACCGACGCGCTGTTCGCGCTGTTCTCCGCCGCGACCCTGCTGCCCGCCTGCATCTACGCCGGCACCGTGCTGCTCTACATCGTCAAGCGCAAGCAGCTGCCGCCCACCCGCGGGTTCAGCCTCGGCAGATGGGAGATCCCCGTGCTCGTCGTGGCGGTCGTGTGGCTCGTGTGGGAGCTCGCGATCTTCCGGGACGAGTCGTTCCGGGCCTCGTGGGCGTACGTGTTCGTCATGCTCGCCATCGGCGCCGTCTACTTCTCCTTCCTGCTCAAGAAGAAGGGGGTCGAGGGACTGACGATGCCCGACATGGCCTCGATCGACTCGGCCCTCGACGAACTCCCGCAGGAGTCGCGCCGGCATTGA
- a CDS encoding NAD(P)/FAD-dependent oxidoreductase yields MTTNPDVLVIGAGPSGLTAATELRLRTGASVVVLEREQTAGGIPRHSDHIGYGMRDLHTVTTGPRYAARLVDAALDAGVELRTGTMVTAWTPETGAECTSPAGHSRLRGRATLLATGARERPRSARMIPGGRPAGVLTTGELQNTVHLHHRGAGTKAVVVGGELVSWSAVMTLREAGCETVAMVTRHARPESYGVFNLGGRAMFRTPLATHARVTQVLGRHRVTGVELEDSRTGERRIVECDTVVFTGDWIPDHELARAGGLALDPGTRGPLVDALGRTSHVGVFAAGNAVHPVDTADVAALGGRHAAGPSPASSPTRTPPRGEAGCGSRSRHRCAGPRPAGFTRTCRPRVSGS; encoded by the coding sequence ATGACCACGAACCCGGACGTCCTCGTCATCGGCGCCGGGCCCTCCGGACTCACGGCCGCCACCGAGCTGCGGCTGCGGACCGGGGCGAGCGTCGTCGTCCTCGAGCGCGAGCAGACCGCCGGCGGGATCCCCCGCCACAGCGACCACATCGGCTACGGCATGCGCGACCTGCACACCGTGACGACCGGCCCGAGGTACGCCGCCCGGCTCGTCGACGCCGCCCTCGACGCGGGCGTCGAGCTGCGCACCGGCACGATGGTCACCGCCTGGACCCCGGAGACGGGCGCCGAATGCACGAGCCCCGCCGGCCACTCGCGCCTGCGCGGACGGGCGACCCTGCTCGCCACGGGCGCACGCGAGCGCCCCCGGTCGGCCCGGATGATCCCCGGCGGCCGGCCCGCCGGGGTGCTCACGACCGGGGAACTGCAGAACACCGTGCACCTCCACCACCGGGGCGCGGGCACGAAGGCGGTCGTCGTCGGCGGGGAGCTCGTGTCCTGGTCCGCCGTCATGACCCTGCGGGAGGCCGGCTGCGAGACGGTCGCGATGGTCACCCGCCACGCCCGCCCCGAGTCCTACGGCGTGTTCAACCTCGGGGGCCGGGCGATGTTCCGCACCCCCCTGGCGACCCACGCCCGGGTGACCCAGGTGCTCGGCCGCCACCGGGTCACCGGGGTGGAGCTCGAGGACTCCCGCACGGGCGAACGCCGGATCGTCGAATGCGACACGGTCGTGTTCACCGGGGACTGGATCCCCGACCACGAACTCGCCCGGGCCGGCGGCCTCGCCCTCGACCCGGGCACCCGCGGGCCGCTGGTCGACGCGCTCGGCCGCACGAGCCACGTCGGCGTGTTCGCCGCCGGGAACGCGGTCCACCCCGTGGACACCGCCGACGTCGCGGCGCTCGGCGGCCGGCACGCGGCCGGGCCATCGCCCGCTTCCTCGCCCACCCGGACTCCCCCGCGTGGGGAGGCGGGCTGCGGATCGAGGTCGCGGCACCGCTGCGCTGGGCCTCGCCCGGCTGGTTTCACCCGCACCTGCCGCCCGCGCGTCAGCGGATCCTGA
- a CDS encoding DeoR/GlpR family DNA-binding transcription regulator, whose product MLAATRRARIVDLVRSHRSISNDALASELDVSVETVRRDLDHLHRQGALQRVRGGAVRRRTAVSTEPSFPARQDLAAAEKNVIAHAAAALVAESRTVFLDIGTTAAAVATVLAPEFRGTVVTPSMRVAEILSESAAIEVLVPGGRVRGGDMSISGPTARAFLADINPDVTLLGTGGVDLEAGITDFELAEVDIKRVVMANSAHTYALADSSKVAVRAPYRVCDLSEVDAVVTDLGISESDRDAFDSHGIDVIVGPIHS is encoded by the coding sequence ATGCTTGCAGCGACGCGGCGCGCCCGGATCGTCGACCTCGTCAGGTCACACCGGTCGATCTCCAACGACGCCCTCGCCTCCGAACTCGACGTCTCGGTCGAGACGGTCCGCCGCGACCTGGACCATCTCCATCGGCAGGGCGCCCTCCAGCGGGTCCGCGGTGGCGCCGTCCGCCGGCGCACCGCGGTCTCGACCGAACCGTCGTTCCCGGCTCGGCAGGACCTCGCGGCCGCGGAGAAGAACGTGATCGCCCACGCGGCCGCGGCGCTGGTCGCCGAATCCCGCACGGTCTTCCTCGACATCGGCACCACGGCGGCCGCGGTGGCGACCGTGCTCGCCCCCGAGTTCCGCGGCACCGTGGTCACGCCCTCGATGCGGGTCGCGGAGATCCTGAGCGAGTCGGCCGCGATCGAGGTGCTCGTCCCGGGAGGCCGGGTCCGCGGCGGAGACATGTCGATCTCCGGTCCGACCGCACGCGCCTTCCTCGCCGACATCAACCCGGACGTCACCCTCCTCGGCACCGGCGGGGTCGACCTCGAGGCGGGAATCACCGACTTCGAGCTCGCCGAGGTCGACATCAAGCGTGTGGTCATGGCCAACAGCGCCCACACCTACGCCCTGGCGGACTCCTCGAAAGTCGCCGTCCGAGCGCCCTACCGAGTCTGCGACCTGTCCGAGGTCGACGCCGTCGTGACCGATCTGGGGATCTCCGAGAGTGACCGCGACGCGTTCGACTCCCACGGCATCGACGTCATCGTCGGCCCCATCCACTCCTGA
- a CDS encoding urease subunit beta, with protein sequence MIPGEIRTRPEPLEMNSGRERKPLVVVNGGDRPIQVGSHLHFSDANPALQFDREAAVGFRLDIPAGTSVRFEPGVSRTVDLVALGGRRHVPGLQLRDRPLEGHAVEREPRRVVPFGTPNTESEKPPRAMGMHIRISDDAPDAADVTGESEEEPS encoded by the coding sequence ATGATCCCCGGCGAGATCCGCACCCGGCCCGAGCCGCTCGAGATGAACTCCGGCCGCGAGCGCAAGCCGCTCGTGGTGGTCAACGGCGGTGACCGGCCCATCCAGGTCGGCTCCCACCTGCACTTCTCCGACGCGAACCCGGCGCTGCAATTCGACCGCGAGGCGGCCGTCGGCTTCCGCCTGGACATCCCCGCCGGCACCTCCGTCCGCTTCGAGCCGGGAGTGAGCCGCACCGTCGATCTCGTCGCCCTCGGCGGCCGGAGACACGTTCCCGGCCTGCAGCTGCGCGACCGCCCCCTCGAGGGGCACGCCGTCGAACGCGAGCCGCGCCGCGTCGTCCCCTTCGGCACGCCCAATACCGAGAGCGAGAAGCCTCCGCGGGCGATGGGGATGCACATCCGCATCAGCGACGACGCCCCCGACGCCGCCGATGTCACCGGAGAGTCCGAGGAGGAGCCCTCATGA
- a CDS encoding urease subunit alpha: MSWIDRRQYAQLYGPTVGDQIRLGDTDLWIEIEEDRTAGGDETSFGGGKTIRESMGQGSTLRSEGALDLVITNVVVLDHWGIVRGDVGIRDGRIVAVGKAGNSDVMDGITAGMQIGPSTDVIAGEGKILTPGAMDTHVHFLSRIEMHEALATGITTVTGGGTGPTEGSKATSVTPGAWSLAMMHRALDHLPLNVILFGKGSTVSQAALAEEALAGAGGWKVHEDWGATPAAIDASLRAADEFGLQVALHADSLNETGYVQDTLDAIAGRGIHVFHAEGAGGGHSPDIITVAAEANVLPASTNPTLPHTVNTVDEHLDMLLVVHHLNPRVPEDLAFAESRIRASTMAAEDILQDMGALSITSSDAQAMGRIGELITRTWQVAHVMKNRLGRLDSELPADNERARRYVAKYTICPAVAHGIDHEIGSIESGKLADAVLWDPAFFGIRPWAVIKGGAIVAAPLGDPNGAVPNPQPVFVRPTLPAEASSAARLATTWVSPAALEDGLADRLGLTRRLAAVRPTREIGKKDMPNNTALPALDVDPETFAITIDGELVRPQPVSEVPLAQRYLMF, from the coding sequence ATGAGCTGGATCGACCGTCGTCAATACGCCCAGCTGTACGGGCCCACGGTGGGTGACCAGATCCGGCTCGGTGACACCGACCTGTGGATCGAGATCGAGGAGGACCGCACCGCCGGCGGGGACGAGACGTCCTTCGGCGGGGGCAAGACGATCCGCGAGTCCATGGGCCAGGGGTCGACGCTGCGCTCCGAGGGCGCCCTCGACCTGGTCATCACCAACGTGGTCGTGCTCGACCACTGGGGCATCGTGCGCGGCGACGTCGGCATCCGCGACGGGCGCATCGTCGCCGTCGGGAAGGCCGGCAATTCCGATGTCATGGACGGGATCACGGCCGGGATGCAGATCGGCCCGAGCACCGACGTCATCGCCGGCGAGGGGAAGATCCTCACCCCGGGCGCGATGGACACCCACGTGCACTTCCTCAGTCGGATCGAGATGCACGAAGCCCTCGCCACCGGGATCACCACGGTCACCGGCGGCGGCACCGGCCCGACCGAGGGCTCGAAGGCCACGAGCGTGACGCCCGGGGCGTGGTCGCTGGCGATGATGCACCGCGCGCTCGATCATCTCCCACTCAACGTCATCCTGTTCGGCAAGGGCAGCACCGTCTCCCAGGCGGCCCTGGCCGAGGAGGCGCTCGCCGGCGCCGGCGGCTGGAAGGTGCACGAGGACTGGGGTGCGACCCCGGCGGCGATCGACGCGTCGCTGCGGGCGGCGGACGAGTTCGGGCTCCAGGTCGCCCTCCACGCCGACAGTCTGAACGAGACCGGCTACGTGCAGGACACCCTCGATGCGATCGCCGGCCGCGGCATCCACGTGTTCCATGCCGAGGGCGCGGGCGGGGGCCACTCCCCCGACATCATCACGGTCGCGGCCGAGGCGAACGTGCTCCCCGCCTCGACCAACCCGACCCTGCCGCACACGGTGAACACGGTCGACGAACACCTGGACATGCTGCTCGTGGTCCACCACCTCAACCCGCGGGTGCCCGAGGATCTCGCGTTCGCCGAATCCCGGATCCGCGCCTCGACGATGGCCGCCGAGGACATCCTGCAGGACATGGGCGCCCTGTCGATCACCTCCTCCGACGCGCAGGCCATGGGCCGCATCGGAGAGCTGATCACGCGCACCTGGCAGGTGGCGCACGTGATGAAGAACCGGCTCGGGCGTCTCGACTCCGAGCTGCCCGCCGACAACGAGCGGGCGCGCCGGTACGTGGCCAAGTACACGATCTGCCCGGCCGTGGCGCACGGGATCGACCACGAGATCGGCTCGATCGAGTCGGGCAAGCTCGCCGACGCGGTGCTGTGGGATCCCGCGTTCTTCGGCATCCGGCCCTGGGCGGTCATCAAGGGCGGCGCGATCGTGGCCGCCCCGCTGGGCGACCCGAACGGGGCCGTGCCCAACCCGCAGCCCGTGTTCGTGCGCCCGACACTGCCCGCCGAGGCCTCCTCGGCCGCACGGCTGGCCACCACCTGGGTCTCCCCGGCCGCCCTCGAGGACGGCCTGGCCGACCGGCTCGGCCTCACCCGCCGCCTCGCCGCCGTGCGCCCGACCCGGGAGATCGGCAAGAAGGACATGCCCAACAACACCGCACTGCCCGCCCTCGACGTGGATCCGGAGACCTTCGCGATCACGATCGACGGCGAGCTCGTGCGGCCCCAGCCCGTCTCCGAGGTGCCGCTCGCGCAGCGGTACCTCATGTTCTGA